The DNA sequence GAGCGCAACGAGGACCGGCGAGCGGAGCCACGGGTGCGACCCGAAAGCCGGGGTGCGACACCGGGGGCTCTCCACTGACACCCGGCACCGCACCCCGTACTCATGACGGTACGAGACCGTACGTGGATTCTGCGTAACGAGCGGTTACGTCGGGTGATCCTCCGGCGAGAGTGGATCGATTCCCATCCGTACCGCGAGTTGCCGCAGCTCGTCGGAGCCGCCACGGGGCGACGAGTCCCGCACGATGTGCGCGATGATCTCCCGTACGGTGGCCCGGCTGCGGGTCTCGTGCGGGGCGATCGCCTCGGCCCGCAGGAACGCCCGTACCGCCTCTTCGTTGCGCTTGGCGGCGTGGAACCCGCGCCCGGCGTCCATGTGCAACCTGGCCCGGCGCTGCGGGGTCCGCAGCGCGCTCTGGTCCACTTTGCGGGCCAGTTCCGGGGCGCGGCCCGGCTCGCCGTTCTCCAGCACCACCCCGACCCGCCACACCGCGACGTTCGCCGAGGTGAACTCCATCCGCCACGGATCACCTGCGGTACGCCGGGCGACGTCCTCGGCCTCGGCGACGTGGGTTTCGGCGACGTCGTGCTGACTGAGGCTGGCGGCCGACAGCGCGGCGTGCAGGTGCAGCATGCCGTACCAGGCGCGGCCTTCGTCCGTACCCGTGTGAAGTTGCATCCGTTCGGCGGCGTCGCAGGCCAACGTCCAGGACCGTTTCCGCAGCCCGGTGGCCAGGACCGCCTGGGCCAGCGCGTAGTCGGCGGCGGCGACGCAGGCCGGGTCGTCGGCGAGCTGCGCCGCCCGGACGGCGCGCTCGGCGAGCCGCATCGCCAGGTCGACGTGGCCCTGTGGTTTGAGCGCCAGCGACCCGGTGACCAGGGCCTGCACCGCGATCCGCAGTGCGACCGGGTCCTCGTCGGCGTTGGCGGTGGTGCGGATCTCGGCGATCAACCGGGGCAGCAGGATGCCGAGGGTCGGGTTGTCGCAGGCCATCCGGGCCCGCATCGCCCGGTCGGCTTCGGCGGCGAGCAGCGCCGCCGGGCGGGCGGCGGCCGGCTCGTCGTCGTCCATCGCCTTGCGGATCGCCGGTACGGCGGCGTAGAGCGCCAGGTCGTTGCGGGACCGGGGCAGGTAAGGCTGCGCGGTGAGGTCCATCGTAGAGACCCCGAGCGCGGTGGCGAGCGCGATGAGCATGGACCTCTTGGTCACCGCGCGCTTGCCGTTCTCGATCATGGAAACGTACTCGCGGCTTACCCCGATCTCGGCGGCGAGCTGTTGCTGCGTCATGCCGGCGATGTCACGCCACCGCGCGACCCGCAGGCCGATGTAATCCTCCGGCATGGGGGACCTCCCATGCTGACGGTACGGTCGAAACGGCGTGACGTCGACCAATGTAACTGCTTGTTACGCCTGTCCCGCCTTTTGGCGAACCCGGGGGTGGCATGTCATCCGTTCGCCAACACCGCGTTGGCCTGTGCGACGAACTCCTCGGCCGCCTGCCGGGGTGTCGCCGCGCCGCCCTGTACGCTCTCCGCCGCCGTGACCAACAGCGTCCGGACCGTGGTGTGGCCGGGCGGCGGGGGTACCGGCGCCGGACCGAACAGATCGGACATCTGCTGCTCGAACGCGACCGACGCCTGCATTTTCTTGTCGGCGAGCGTCGCCTGCACCGTCTCGCGGACCTCCAGGTTGGAGCTGAGGCCGCGCTCGGTGCCAAGGATCCGGCCAGCCTGCGGGTCGTTGACCAGGAAGTCGATCAGGTCCACCACCTCCTGCTGGTGCCGGGTGCCCCGGAATCCCGCCCAGTACATCGACGCCCGCGCCCACTGGCCCTGCGGGTCGCCGGGATAGGAGACCACACCGAGGTCGGCGGTGGTGTGCTTCTGCAGCTCAGCCAGCTGATTGGACCACATGAACGACGTCGCCGCGTCGCCGGTGGCGACCAGTTGCTGGGTGACGTCGCCGCTGTTCGCCGCCTTGATCAGCTCGACGCTCGGGGTGGCGTTCGCGTCGCGGGCCTGTTGCCACAGCTCGAACCAGGCTTCGAGGTCGTCGACGCCGAAGCCCAGCTGCCGGCCCTGGTACAGCTCCAGGTCGCTGGTGCGCAGCCACAGCCAGAGCGCCTTGTAATCGGCCGACGGATCCATCGTGCCGGCCACCTCGCCGTCGGTGAGCGCGGTGATCTGACTGGCCCAGTCGATCAGCTCCGGGTAGGTCATCCCGATCGTCGGCTCGGCGACACCGAGCTCGGCCAGCAGGGTCTTGTCGTACACCATCGCCGGGGTGTTCGCGGCGGCGGCGACCGCCAAGGTCCGCCCGCCGACCTGTCCGTACTGGACCAGGCTGTTGGGGAAGCCGGAAAGGTCGAGCTCGCCGCTGTCGACGTAGGGGGTGAGATCGAGCACGACGTCACGTTCGGCGTACTCGGTCAGGTAGTTGTCGTCGATCTGGAACAGGTCCGGCGTGTTGCCGGCGGCGGCCTGGGTGGCCAGCTTGTCGTAGTAGCCGCTGTAGCCCTGCCAGGTGACCCTGAAGGTGATCCCCGGATTGCGGGCGGCGTAGACGTCGAGCGCCTGCTGGGTCAGCTCGGCCCGGCGCTCCGCGCCCCACCAGAAGACGGAGAGTTCGACCGGCCCGTCCTCGGTCGGCTCGCCGGTGTCGTCGGTGGCGCAGGCGCCGAGTCCGATGGTGACCGCCAGTAGGACAGTGAGTGTTCGGGCAACAGCTCCGCGTGTCGAGATGGCGGATGGTGACACGGGTTTCTCCTGATCAGGGCTGGGCTGGCCGGTCTGCGGCCCGATCATTTACACAAGCGACCCGGTCGGGTGTCAACGGGCCGTCCGGCTGGAGGACGTTTTCTGGGCTGGTCGGTCCGGCCGGCGTCCGACGTCGTGATGTACTTGCCGGCGTGGAGCTGCTGCACTCGGGCAAGGTCAGGGACGTGTACGCCGACGGCGACGACCTGATCCTGGTCGCCTCCGACCGGATCAGCGTCTACGACGTGGTGCTGCCCACGCCGATCCCGGACAAGGGCAAACTGCTCACCGCGCTGTCGCTGTGGTGGTTCGAGCAGCTCGCCGACCTGGTGCCGCACCACGTCGTCTCCGCCACCGACGTACCGGCCGAGTTCGCCGGCCGGGCCATCCGCTGCCGCCGCCTGGACATGGTGCCCGTCGAGTGCATCGCCCGCGGCTACCTCACCGGCCTCGGCCTGAAGGAGTACGAGAAGTCGGGGTCGGTCTCCGGCGTCGCGCTGCCCGCCGGCCTGGTCGAGGCCTCGAAGCTGCCCGAGCCGATCTTCACCCCGACCACCAAGGCGCCCGTCGGCGAGCACGACGAGTTCATCACGTACGCCGACGTGGTCACCCAGGTCGGCGCGGAGACCGCCGAGCGGCTGCGGCAGATCACCCTGGACGTCTACCGGCGCGGCGCGGCGCTCGCCGAGGAGCGTGGCCTGATCGTCGCCGACACCAAGATCGAGCTCGGTTGGGCACCGGACGGCACCCTGGTCCTCGCCGACGAGGTGCTGACCAGCGACTCGTCCCGGTTCTGGCCGGCCGACGCGTACCAGCCGGGCCGCCCCCAGTTCTCCTTCGACAAGCAGTACGTGCGGGACTGGGCCGCCGGCACCGGCTGGGAC is a window from the Solwaraspora sp. WMMD792 genome containing:
- a CDS encoding phosphoribosylaminoimidazolesuccinocarboxamide synthase; this translates as MELLHSGKVRDVYADGDDLILVASDRISVYDVVLPTPIPDKGKLLTALSLWWFEQLADLVPHHVVSATDVPAEFAGRAIRCRRLDMVPVECIARGYLTGLGLKEYEKSGSVSGVALPAGLVEASKLPEPIFTPTTKAPVGEHDEFITYADVVTQVGAETAERLRQITLDVYRRGAALAEERGLIVADTKIELGWAPDGTLVLADEVLTSDSSRFWPADAYQPGRPQFSFDKQYVRDWAAGTGWDKRPPAPEVPAEIVEVTRGRYVEVYERITGRTW
- a CDS encoding ABC transporter substrate-binding protein, whose product is MSPSAISTRGAVARTLTVLLAVTIGLGACATDDTGEPTEDGPVELSVFWWGAERRAELTQQALDVYAARNPGITFRVTWQGYSGYYDKLATQAAAGNTPDLFQIDDNYLTEYAERDVVLDLTPYVDSGELDLSGFPNSLVQYGQVGGRTLAVAAAANTPAMVYDKTLLAELGVAEPTIGMTYPELIDWASQITALTDGEVAGTMDPSADYKALWLWLRTSDLELYQGRQLGFGVDDLEAWFELWQQARDANATPSVELIKAANSGDVTQQLVATGDAATSFMWSNQLAELQKHTTADLGVVSYPGDPQGQWARASMYWAGFRGTRHQQEVVDLIDFLVNDPQAGRILGTERGLSSNLEVRETVQATLADKKMQASVAFEQQMSDLFGPAPVPPPPGHTTVRTLLVTAAESVQGGAATPRQAAEEFVAQANAVLANG
- a CDS encoding helix-turn-helix transcriptional regulator, producing MPEDYIGLRVARWRDIAGMTQQQLAAEIGVSREYVSMIENGKRAVTKRSMLIALATALGVSTMDLTAQPYLPRSRNDLALYAAVPAIRKAMDDDEPAAARPAALLAAEADRAMRARMACDNPTLGILLPRLIAEIRTTANADEDPVALRIAVQALVTGSLALKPQGHVDLAMRLAERAVRAAQLADDPACVAAADYALAQAVLATGLRKRSWTLACDAAERMQLHTGTDEGRAWYGMLHLHAALSAASLSQHDVAETHVAEAEDVARRTAGDPWRMEFTSANVAVWRVGVVLENGEPGRAPELARKVDQSALRTPQRRARLHMDAGRGFHAAKRNEEAVRAFLRAEAIAPHETRSRATVREIIAHIVRDSSPRGGSDELRQLAVRMGIDPLSPEDHPT